In the Oncorhynchus kisutch isolate 150728-3 unplaced genomic scaffold, Okis_V2 scaffold2324, whole genome shotgun sequence genome, one interval contains:
- the LOC116369900 gene encoding LOW QUALITY PROTEIN: coagulation factor X-like (The sequence of the model RefSeq protein was modified relative to this genomic sequence to represent the inferred CDS: deleted 1 base in 1 codon) translates to MFRLSQTCFLLLLLHVVASEVFLNSDDANQVLNRRRRANSPFEEWRQGDMERECIEERCDREEAREIFEDDKLTTEFWNTYYDGDACVSKPCVHNGVCKDGIGMYTCFCLAGFQGYNCEIAIPELCENKNGDCDHFCQVKKDSVQCSCADGYYLDTDDKSCLSNEAFKCGFVVSKNTRSIFIYQPNTTATNTTEKTNMMEDPIRETAWNVTQQREIQFAFEDDVIEMVKEKPVFAEARGNTRIVNGEECPPGECPWQAFLVNHEDRGFCGGTILNKYFILTAAHCMNQTRSFYVVLGEFDTEVKDGREAIHQVEQVFIHRSYISTTYHNDISLVMLKDPIKFTQFILPACLPERDFAEKVLMKQHDGLVSGFGRVGEAKQPSTILLRLTVPYVPRATCLQSSQHKISNRMFCAGYDKEKKDACQGDSGGPHVTHYRDTWFVTGVVSWGEGCAREGKYGIYTQVSKYIDWIRAVMGKFLPKEGGKRKTRGAGRMHSMMWV, encoded by the exons ATGTTTCGGCTGTCCCAAACTTGTttccttctcctgctgctgcacgTCGTGGCCTCCGAGG TCTTCCTGAACAGTGACGATGCTAACCAGGTTCTGAACCGGCGGCGGCGGGCCAACAGCCCATTTGAGGAGTGGCggcagggagacatggagagagagtgtatCGAGGAACGctgtgacagagaggaggctaGGGAGATCTTTGAGGACGACAAACTGACT ACTGAATTCTGGAACACATATTACG ATGGAGATGCCTGTGTTTCTAAGCCATGTGTCCACAATGGCGTCTGCAAGGACGGGATTGGGATGTACACCTGCTTCTGTCTCGCTGGATTCCAGGGGTACAACTGTGAGATTG CCATTCCTGAGCTGTGTGAGAATAAGAATGGAGACTGTGATCACTTCTGCCAAGTGAAGAAGGACAGTGTGCAATGCTCCTGTGCTGATGGCTACTATCTGGACACAGACGACAAGTCCTGCCTTTCCAacg AGGCCTTTAAGTGTGGCTTTGTGGTATCCAAGAACACCCGCAGCATCTTCATCTACCAGCCTAACACCACTGCCACCAACACCACTGAAAAGACCAACATGATGGAGGACCCTATCAGGGAAACGGCCTGGAACGTAACCCAACAGAGAGAAATCCAATTTGCATTTGAGGATGACGTTATCGAAATGGTGAAGGAGAAGCCAGTCTTTGCCGAGGCGAGAGGCAACACCCGTATTGTCAATGGGGAGGAGTGTCCTCCTGGAGAATGTCCCTggcag gCTTTCCTGGTAAACCACGAGGACAGGGGCTTCTGTGGAGGAACCATCCTGAATAAGTACTTCATCTTAACGGCAGCACATTGCATGAACCAGACACGCTCCTTTTACGTTGTCCTCG GAGAGTTTGACACGGAGGTGAAGGATGGGCGGGAGGCCATCCACCAGGTGGAACAGGTGTTCATCCACAGGTCCTACATCTCCACCACCTATCACAACGACATCTCCCTCGTCATGCTGAAGGACCCTATCAAGTTCACCCAGTTcatcctccctgcctgcctgcccgaaCGAGACTTTGCAGAGAAG GTGTTGATGAAACAGCACGACGGGCTGGTGAGTGGGTTCGGCCGTGTGGGGGAGGCCAAGCAGCCGTCCACCATCCTGCTGCGTCTGACCGTGCCCTACGTACCTCGGGCCACCTGCCTTCAGTCCAGCCAGCACAAGATCTCCAACCGCATGTTCTGCGCTGGCTACGATAAGGAGAAGAAGGACGCGTGCCAG GGGGACAGCGGAGGACCCCACGTCACCCATTACAGAGACACTTGGTTCGTGACGGGCGTGGTGAGCTGGGGCGAGGGGTGCGCCCGTGAGGGCAAGTACGGCATCTACACGCAGGTGTCCAAGTACATCGACTGGATCCGGGCGGTCATGGGGAAGTTTCTCCccaaggagggagggaagaggaagacGAGGGGGGCAGGTAGAATGCACTCAATGATGTGGGTTTGA
- the LOC116369901 gene encoding vitamin K-dependent protein Z-like, giving the protein MWIAMGSWRQWWFLSLSLLSSVLLVCSYGRVFRPPAHASTVFLRSRRANAFFLEEMLQGNLERECYEETCNYEEAREYFEDTPKTDTFWNVYVDGDQCKPNPCLHGGSCKDGIGGFTCSCTELYHGKNCEIDSSQCPTKGPFSCDHFCSPNFGAYQCSCTTGYKIHSDKRSCIPAVKHPCGRLQHTNQINIAHHVCPHNRCPWQVVFVDEAGAELCSGVILGPQAVLTSASCLYMGKKVHSMQTGASNNSVRIPLSTQLYIHNRHERGSLEDDLALVRLNEPLPFGTSVSHLCLPTKDFSENVLMSPGREGVARGPDKFRGQSHGPPVLSYLHAEGCRNQVNVSQPLTNKIFCMGSQMGFCGTKLTRFNETDLKPGLMRNCSLLSGTPVVTVERGTAFLTGLHLSPPTSHGCGQTLLFTKLSRYLQWIQQRLEMTEMRMTPQMTHDPPEPYV; this is encoded by the exons ATGTGGATTGCAATGGGCTCGTGGAGGCAATGgtggtttctgtctctctctcttctgagcAGTGTCCTCCTGGTCTGCAGCTATGGGAGAG TGTTCAGACCCCCTGCGCATGCCAGTACGGTCTTCCTACGGTCGAGGAGAGCGAATGCGTTCTTCTTGGAGGAGATGCTTCAGGGGAACCTGGAGAGAGAGTGTTATGAGGAGACCTGCAACTACGAGGAGGCCAGGGAGTACTTTGAAGACACACCCAAAACT GACACTTTCTGGAATGTCTACGTAG aTGGGGACCAGTGCAAACCCAATCCCTGTCTCCATGGCGGCAGCTGCAAGGACGGCATTGGAGGTTTCACCTGTAGCTGCACAGAGCTGTACCACGGGAAGAACTGTGAAATAG ATAGCTCTCAGTGCCCCACCAAGGGGCCCTTCTCCTGTGACCACTTCTGCAGTCCCAACTTTGGAGCATACCAGTGCTCCTGCACCACAGGGTACAAGATTCACAGTGATAAGAGGAGCTGCATACCTGCAG TTAAGCACCCCTGTGGAAGACTCCAGCATACAAACCAAATCAACATAGCCCATCACGTCTGTCCACACAACCGCTGTCCATGGCAA GTGGTGTTTGTGGATGAGGCTGGTGCAGAGCTGTGTAGCGGGGTGATCCTGGGGCCTCAGGCAGTCCTGACCTCAGCTAGCTGCCTGTACATGGGAAAGAAAGTCCACAGCATGCAGACAG GTGCCTCAAATAATAGTGTGAGGATCCCTCTATCGACCCAACTGTACATTCACAACCGCCACGAGAGAGGCAGTCTGGAGGACGACCTGGCCTTGGTGAGACTGAATGAGCCCCTTCCCTTCGGCACCTCTGTCTCCCACCTGTGCCTGCCCACTAAGGATTTCAGTGAGAACGTGTTGATGAGTCCAGGAAGGGAGGGGGTGGCCAGGGGTCCGGATAAGTTCCGGGGGCAATCCCACGGCCCCCCTGTTCTCTCCTACCTGCATGCGGAGGGCTGTCGGAACCAGGTGAACGTCTCCCAGCCCCTCACCAACAAGATCTTCTGTATGGGGAGCCAGATGGGCTTCTGTGGGACTAAGTTGACTAGGTTTAATGAGACAGACCTCAAACCAGGACTAATGAGGAACTGCAGCCTTTTGTCCGGGACCCCCGTTGTGACTGTGGAGAGGGGTACAGCGTTCCTAACAGGCTTGCACCTTTCGCCACCCACGTCACATGGCTGTGGACAAACCCTGTTGTTCACCAAGTTGTCTCGCTACTTGCAATGGATCCAGCAGCGCCTGGAGATGACAGAGATGAGGATGACACCACAAATGACCCATGACCCACCTGAACCTTATGTGTAA